The DNA sequence TTCCTCAGGAGCAATGGCCTCCAGTACAGTAATATTCTTGGGTTTACATGCTGCAACCGCTTTCTTCAAATCCCACCAGAGATTTTCTAACAGGTTCAAGTCAGGTGACTGTGATGGTCACTAGAATCTTCCAAGACTTCTTTTGCATTTCctgataattaaataaatccaTCTTGCCTTCCACACACTACAGGTTTCCAGTGCCAGAGGATGTGTTCTTTTCAGCGTATGCTTCATTCTTCTTCCTACAGACATACTACTGATCCATAGAGAAAAGTTCTAGTTTTGTCTCAGCTCTCCACAGAACAGAATCCCAAAACTTCTTTGAGCAAATTGGAGCTGGCTTTTCTTGTGCTTTTGGGTCAGTAGTGATGTTCGTCTTTGAGTTCTGGCATGGAAACCATGGGCATGAGTATGGACAGAGGCCATCTCTGGAAAATTCAGCATTTCTCTAGAAAATTCTGCATGTGATTTATTGACAGTGCGCACATTAAAGCACACAGTTGcagccagatcatttccataatggCCAGCACaacaatctaccaagagcagcgcaaattagcgCCTGCTTAAAGCCATGCTTTTTTAAATTACggtgcaaataccagtaatttgacgagcgcaaacgtTACTAAATCAAGttgcatgattcattttaatactctcctcccagaaattttgcatctgaatgGGAAACTCCATAGTATTTAAAAGTCAATGAAAGGAATAAAGGTTTATAGGGTAATTCCCTACAAAAATGGGTGAGACACAAGTGAaaatttggttaaaaaaaaaacaagagaatTAATTTCCAGTGTATCTCattgaaaattgttaaattcATGGAAAAATTCACAGGCACAGAAATAACTTTTATTACCTTCAGACAGTGGATCTTGTCATCACTAATCAGAAGCTTCTCAATCATGCTTTGTCTTTTTCTGAGTTCCTTCAGTTCTTGATCCAGATGTTTGCGATGTTCCTCTGCTCGATCTATCTCAGTTTTCTCCTGAGCTCTGATCTGCTCTTTAATCTCAGAGCGTTTCTTCTCAAGAGAGCAGATGAGCTCAGTGAAGATTTTCTCAAAGTCATCCATGGTCTCTAGTGCTGAACTCTGTTGGAGATGGAAAGATGTGATTTTGGCACATTaaccaaaataaatgcaattaatgTAAGCAATTTTTGTCAAGACATAAAGAAACCTACTGTAAGAAGCTTCACAGCTTGACTGAGTTCCCGCTGACCTCTCTCTCGCTCCTGGATCAGCTTTTGACACGACACCTCTGTCTCCTTTAACTCTTCCTGAGGACATTaacatacaaaattaataaaacagtaatacacAAAAATAGACCCCTTTCCATACTGGTGAATCCAGGTGAACTGAAATGACTGTCTAAATAAAAGCAAgataatacaaattaataacaacaacactaacaattactattaaaatagttcatgcatttttttattttttattattgttgataTTACCTTTTTACTAGTCCATTCTGAATCCACAGACACCACACTGTGTCCTTTATGATTATCAGTACACAAACAACAAATGCATTGATGGTCATCCTGACAGTACATCTCCAGAAGTTTCCCATGACTGAGGCAGATGTTCTCCTGAATGTTTCTGGAGGCTTCGACTAGTTTGTGCTTCATAAACGCAGGAGATTGATAGTGAGGCTGCAGGTGAGTTTGACAGAAGGAGGCCAAGCACTGCAGACAGGATTTCACAGCTCTGTTCTTCTCTTCAGTGCAAACATCACAATCCCCGGCAGCCGTTTGTAGGGACGTCTTCTGCAGCGTCTCCATCATCTCAGCTATCAGAGTGTTCTTCTTCAGTAGAGGTCTCTGACTGAAGCTCTCTCTGCATTGAGGACAGCGGTACGGCGGCCCCTGCTCCTTCTGGCCCCAGCAGTCAGTAATACAGCTCatacagtaactgtgtccacaggGAATCGTCACCGGCTCCTTCAGTCCATCCAAACAGACCGGACAGCTGAACTGATCCACAAACCGACTCGATGCAGATTCCGCCATTTCTTTGCAGtgaatttatatttctgttttgtaaTAAGATTTTGGTAAGAAAAGCAATGCTATTTGTCAAATGTCTTATTTCACATTTAAGTCAAAGCATGGATACTACCAAGATTTTACATCTAATCAAAAATAATATGAGAGAAGCTTGGGAATACGAGCGAGTGAATTCCTGCGCCCAGCtgaatcatccatccatccattttacAAACCGCTGGTCCACGGTGTACAGCATAATACAGGTATACATTCCTTTTTAACtgattattaatttgtataagTAACCTTTCTACATAGTGTTCATAACAGCTCAAGATAAATCTTTTCATTACTACTGGAGCTGCCAGTTTGCTAagtttcaaatgattattaacCCTTTGACATGTATGATCACTGTGTGATCTAGGCTGGTCCCTGAACTGGTGTGATTAGATTCTTCAGCacatcacaaataaataaataaattcgcTAAATTCGAATCTGCTTTCACGCTTCTCCTGAGACAAGCGCTTAGGGCTGCGCATTGCCTGGTCtagccttttttattttttattatataaatagaaTATAGCTAGATCTCAAGCAGTATATCATTGTCATACTGTCCAGCCCTACAACTCCCTtgtgaaaattaaccatgattttactacgaatttaaaaaaaaagaaaagttattgTAGTTATTCCATAATCGTAAGGGCTGCTCTAAAGCATTAAGCCATTATAGACATAACATTATCTTTCTGTAAACCCGCTTTGaaacaattatataaatgaACCAAATTCTACATTCCTTATTAGCCGAGGAGTGCAGAAAATAAAGGAAATGAATAGAGTCAAAGTGGTCAAAGAGTAGGATATCTCATCGAATACCATTTCCAGATGTCCTTTTCCTGCCTTATTTGTTGTGTGAGCACTTGTATTTCAATGCATATCTATAACAGGGTAGGCTATATCATGAATCTACAAAGGTAAATTCTAAAGccactttattttttcttcttcttcttttttttttttttttttgtatgggtttcactttcacttacGTCTAACTTCCATTGTTGCTCATAAAGAGCTGAAAATCACATGTTTTCAGAGAATCATGCGATCACCAAAAAATGAAGCCTTGCTTTCTTTCCAGTCATGTGAATGCTTCCCTTTTAGCTGGTATACTGCATTTATCTTTTGTAGAGTTAATGAAAGTTAGCATTGTAATGGGATGATCATAACAAATATGACCCTCTctgtgaaaacccagctaaagtcctttttttgtgctttactgttttctacaaaaaaatcatccttcataaggtaaagaacattctgtgaaagTTTAACcttcatatatttaatactgACTAAGTAAGGCCATGTCAAAATTGAAATTATAGTGAAATTAATGGTTGAAATCCAACTTTGATGCttgttatctcataattagattttgagactttagcctGGATTTCACAGAGAGGGTCACAAATGTTAGTAGACCGGGAAGATTTTTATACGAGCAGTTCATTCAAGGGTTTCCCAACAGCATCGACTCTACGGTCAACTTAGCTTACGATGTTTTTGAGAAACACAGTCCAGTAGCCTACAAGTTACAGGAATATAAATGTTCTGTATACACAGATGCATAATACATCATTTACGATTTCTTATTAAAAGCAGACAACAtgataaagtcattattttggaTCTTATTAACTTCCTACCTTGATAGAAGTACAACTCCAATATGATTTGACTTGCCCTTAAAGAATAACGGTGTGGCTCTATTACAGAGTTTGAATCACTAGTGGGAAATAGGTTTCATTTTTCTTGACTTCAAAGACTTCTGGTTTCAGTGAGTGCGTAACCAAAATGTCTCAAAGCAGAGAGTTATATGAAACTGTAagagaaagaaaagtaaaaattaatgtATCCCATATGGTCGACTcgatggtaaaaaaaaaaaaagttgctgtcttacatttttaaatacaattaactTGGCTATTTAAgtcatttcaaattaaattacattcaaCTGACTTAAAAATTGAGTTGATGAGTTTAGCTTTTATGCCGCCCGCAggtggaaccagcttccagaagagatcagatgtgctaaaacattagccacatttaaatccagactcaaaactcatctgtttagctgtgcatttgttaaatgagcactgtgctacgtccgaactgattgcactatgtataatcattttctattcttaactgttttaaattcttcttaaatcaatttttatcttgtttttatgattattttttaattgcttgtttttattgttgtgacttttttttaaattactttttcacttccttttttgtaaagcactttgaattaccactgtgtatgaaatgtgctatataaataaacctgCCTTGTCTTAAGTGCAGTTTAACCAATTAAGCTAGATCAAAGGCCAGTCTAAAATAGTACTTGGAGAAAATCCTGCAGTccattgaaaacaaaaaatgcaattCTGCAATCAGGGAAAATTTCAATGGAAGTTGAAATAGACAACATACAGACACTGAAAGAAGAGACAGAAGTTTTGCGTAACTCATAGGAAAATCTTTTGACAGAAGCCTCCCTCATTGCAGAAGCTATGGATGTCCCCAAGGGGTTTTCAGTCAGCCACAAAAGAAGGAGAAAGCAGTTTGCAGATGAGAGTAAGAGTTCAGAGGATGTCAACCAACTAGAGACAGAAGAAATTCAGTTTCCAACAATGTTTTCTTTGACCAGTACTAATGACACATTAAACTTACTTGCCACAAGATTTGACAGCAAACAGTAGTAGCCTATTGttgattatatataaaaaaatgttcatcGTGCTACGAATATCGTTTACATCTGTACACTGACACAGCTTACACTAGTGTGTCCTTAAATAGGgaccaaacacattaatatatgttttataatataagttttttttttttaaatgaattgattaattattgtaatagcttcgatataaatataaagttaattAGGGGTTTTTGACTTCTCCTTTACAATCATAATGTCCCTGTTTGAGACCGGTAACAATAACACTCATTCTTACTCACGTACAGTGGAGCCATGAGAATGTTTCTCAGCCCAAAATATATCCTTAAAGACAAAGGCTTTCACTGAACTGTGCTTGATCAAGTTCTCCAAAAGTAACATAGTGTACctagactggctaaaccgatcgtctgctagccgcctcacgtcaccgaagtcagttaactctcagcacatagaaactttttcacctagatatcactctatagagactgtatgttccccgaactagaaaatacagaaaacatccaaaccaaagtaatagtaacaatttaattgatgttcaacaaataaaaaaacgatataatacagataaacacatgataaagcttggcttattgaatattagatccctttcttcaaaagcactttttgtaaatatgttcactgaccataaactagatgtgctttgttttacagaaacctggctaaaaccagatgattacattactttaaacgagtctaccgcccaagattactgttataaacatgaaccgcgtccaaaaggtaaaggagaaggtgttgctacaatttatataaatattttcagtatctctcagaggtcgagtttcaagtataattcgttcgaagtaatggtgcttcatataacgttatccaaagaaacaagtgttaatgataaattcCTTATGATGTTTGTaatggctactgtatacaggccaccagggcaccatacagactttattaaagccacccagctttatatcaagctgatgtaaagctgctttgacacaatttgcattgttaaaagcgctattgTCAGGCCTGTGTGGTGTGTGtcttgtgttcccgcctcttgtgtccttatttggcCATGTTCCTGTcattgttaagtgtgattattagttaagtcttgtccagctgtgtttgtcttattatcagtaattatcatgtgtatttagttcatgcctgtttagttagttttcgtctggtctactcgttatttcccggtctgtgtcaaccttgccttgtcttgccctgccttgtTTGGATTCATTAAAGTCTGTTATTTGAGTtatcctcgttcctccctgctgtgtgcaccgtgacagctatacaaataatagtgacttgacttgacctttaaaaatatttacgtaataataattatgaagcTCTTCAGCGTGTGTACAGTGAGAACCTGCACCAAACAcatcacacacaaacagacacatgCACAAAACATATACACCGacaaaacagaaagaaataGAAAATGGCATCCTGGCTGTTAGAAGTTGGGTATTGTTTGGAAGATATTGAAAGTACAGTAGTCTAAAATATTTAGAAGCTACTTTTGGTCATCGGGGAAAAGGGGTGCATTCTGAATACTGTGGTTCTTCAAGAAGAATTTGTATCTTCATTTCTTAGTGCAAACAGTATCTGTCCATGCCTAATGCATTTCTTAATATGAAGCACTAAGAAAATCTGTAGAATTGTTCATAAActgtgaatgtgaaaataatccTGTTGAATGGAGTTGAATAGAGCTACTGTAAATTAATTCAAGCTACTTACCTTAAGGCATGAACTGTAATCAAGGTGCAGAAAAGTTTTTAGAGATTTTCAGATGAACCTTTAATGAGGTCATGAGAATTTATCCACAACCAACAACAACATATCATGTGACAGCATGATTTACACCACAAACTTCTTGAGACAATGCAATGTCTTATTATATTATGAGTGGATACTGGACTAATATGGTAGCtaatatgatatttatatttttataatactttgtaaaattataaattgattttaCATTGTTGCTGCAACCTAACATTTGTTCCAAAGTTCACTAGAATTATTACATCCTTTAAAATCTATTAGATTATCTGGTGTATTTACAAACATATTTACAAAGAGAGTTCATGTATGAGTCTTGAGGCACTCAACACGATCTGTTTGGCCTTGTGCAAGCAGCATTTGTGTGTTGCTTTGTGTTGACACTCAATTTTTTACCAGTCACTAAGCCACAGGATGAGCCACATGCtgcaagtaaaaaaaacaaacaaataaaaaaacaagagcAGAGTAGCAGcagcagacttttttttttttttttttctgctacgCGTTGAACGCCGGGCTTTTTGTAAAACATAACATACCTGAGTGAACTACTGCACTTATGCTGGAGATTAATACaatgatgatttttattttatttgaacaattattttatttagtaatcaGCTCAATATAGAACAAAATACAACATATTAGATTAGACTGTAGCTATACCACCCACCAGGTAGACTTATACTGTGCTGAGGAAATACAAGATATTGCAGTAGAGAAAGTTACAAAGTGAAATACTTGAtcacaagaaaaaataataaataaataaataaatatatatatatatatatatatatatatatatatatatgtgtgtgtgtgtgtgtgtgtgtacataaatacaaaataaattgtacatcaaaaagaagaaacaaaagaTTTAGCAATATCAAAAGTAGCAGTATCCAAGCCTTCAAAGTTTTTGTCTTTGCTCCATGAATGCGAGCTGTTGATAGTTCCGGACATAAATTGCAATTTGGGGAAGGGTGACACATGCATATTGTATGTTTGTATGTCACCAATGATATCCTTAGCCTAGATAGTTGTTATGGATAATGGTTGagttcttgagcagaaaataataaataactgaagCAGAAATAACAGAATTATCAGTGGGGAGAAAATACAATGttgattttaatgaaaaacaaaaatctggtTTACCACATTAGTGGCAATGAATCAGATGTTGTTTGGTCAAAGAATATTGTGTGAAGCAATCAAGAGCAAATATATGAGCAGAATTTATTGTTGTTTCCAAAG is a window from the Onychostoma macrolepis isolate SWU-2019 chromosome 03, ASM1243209v1, whole genome shotgun sequence genome containing:
- the LOC131537465 gene encoding tripartite motif-containing protein 16-like, which encodes MAESASSRFVDQFSCPVCLDGLKEPVTIPCGHSYCMSCITDCWGQKEQGPPYRCPQCRESFSQRPLLKKNTLIAEMMETLQKTSLQTAAGDCDVCTEEKNRAVKSCLQCLASFCQTHLQPHYQSPAFMKHKLVEASRNIQENICLSHGKLLEMYCQDDHQCICCLCTDNHKGHSVVSVDSEWTSKKEELKETEVSCQKLIQERERGQRELSQAVKLLTSSALETMDDFEKIFTELICSLEKKRSEIKEQIRAQEKTEIDRAEEHRKHLDQELKELRKRQSMIEKLLISDDKIHCLKSCQSVCVLPTFETSIIQHTHLFFKDISISMFKEVLEDVCQQQTARISREVSNVYVTNPPEPKTQNDFLQYFYELHLDLNTAHRNLELSEDNRKIVSSDEAQQYPDQPERFNERPYILSRDGLYGRFYWEVECSGDEWAVGVCYLGIRRKGSTDDCALGFNKMSWRLGYYLKKFSFIHAQEKVPIPVVSRIGVYLDHTAGSLSFYSISNTMTLLHRVKTTFTEPLYPAFKVGAGSSARIIDLKKDQVSTLFCNAQESCLYERVRFSLEGTFY